Part of the Syntrophales bacterium genome is shown below.
TTGATTCTTGCCCGGAAATTAGCAACTTTTCCGCCCTCGATGGTCACGTCGAGTTTAACAACTTCAGCGATCCGCAGGTCGGTGAGGGTCTTTCCTGCAGTTTCCACGGCATTTTTCGCCGCATCTTCCCACGAATTTTTACTTGTTCCCACGATCTCAATAACCTTGTAAGTGCTTTCAGTCA
Proteins encoded:
- a CDS encoding dodecin family protein, yielding MTESTYKVIEIVGTSKNSWEDAAKNAVETAGKTLTDLRIAEVVKLDVTIEGGKVANFRARINLSFKYQE